From a region of the Asterias amurensis chromosome 2, ASM3211899v1 genome:
- the LOC139954536 gene encoding centrosomal protein of 83 kDa-like has translation MTTPGTSLFPTMTSSGLDEAGLSQSMPKLANEGALQKMLTDERMRCETHKTNYQTLKAEHTKLQDDYRRQQRDIEQTKEESGAMETRFQSLMARASRELAEKITELEELKTQAITPEKLEVMKVQIAENLEEPFRERFGKLDEELEHYRSEYNKLRYEHSFLKSEYEHETAEHKRIMEEMKLQYETEIENLHKDKEAIIAKFSQDNSHDGQRVRTLQRDNAQLHLKVKGLLSELEEIRAQREQTGLQSDHVSRLQTRQLTEHVATIKALETEKESLKLHIEQLEKDLVSTIDGQRALSTKAHDAEKRTMELRGQLEEALHQRKMEVTELRMEMVRSKGELERERDVLANELEGCQSNLEVYKKSAEMQTSAIAEREKEATRRIQSAREEEWEKITKLEQQNLDLEARIHEFDKLKIEEDSQKHAEKERWEELLKSANQRRDQAEKDLLTLRAKIDHRNTLAEDLDKQQSQCNDLQQQLQQTTMELHSIQAMEQELTSENDRLKTTTNMLRDEVRTARLETERSTEMSVARLEQQRASWGDERGQLERRVEELDAEIRAGHQKTEEVAQIHRKKKRKYQKVVDRLTEKVQLLQAKKEELKLEKQALKNQIPKQTYARAVQRLRDLQRRHTEFRSLLAGANATLPLIDASGPIETSTPFPPKMATDQTRLHNEDLSYLRRRLDELGDNQKLQMDALLGEAPLSARTDILSPRSDDDKEN, from the exons ATGACAACCCCAGGGACCAGTCTATTCCCAACCATGACCTCATCCGGTTTGGACGAGGCAGGGTTATCGCAGTCTATGCCAAAACTAGCCAATGAGGGTGCTCTGCAGAAGATGCTCACAGACGAGAGAATGCGCTGTGAAACGCACAAGACAAATTACCAAACATTAAAGGCTGAACATACAAA ACTTCAGGATGACTATCGTCGTCAGCAGCGAGATATCGAACAAACAAAGGAAGAAAGTGGCGCCATGGAGACTCGATTTCAGTCCCTTATGGCGAGGGCAAGCCGAGAACTGGCAGAGAAGATCACAGAACTGGAGGAACTTAAAACTCAG GCCATAACCCCAGAGAAACTGGAAGTTATGAAGGTACAGATCGCCGAGAATCTGGAGGAACCTTTTCGGGAACGGTTCGGCAAATTGGATGAGGAGCTAGAGCACTACCGTAGTGAGTACAACAAGCTACGTTATGaacactcatttctcaaatcgGAGTACGAGCATGAGACAGCAGAGCATAAACGCATCATGGAAGAGATGAAATTACAGTATGAGACCGAG ATTGAAAATCTACACAAAGACAAGGAGGCCATAATTGCAAAGTTCAGTCAGGACAACAGCCATGATGGACAACGCGTCCGCACCCTGCAACGTGATAATGCGCAGCTTCACCTCAAGGTCAAAG ggCTGTTGAGTGAATTAGAGGAGATCAGAGCCCAGAGGGAACAGACAGGGTTACAATCTGACCACGTATCAAGATTGCAGACACGACAACTAACAGAACATGTAGCTACAATTAAGGCACTAGAG aCGGAGAAAGAATCATTGAAACTGCATATTGAGCAGCTGGAGAAGGATCTGGTATCTACCATCGACGGGCAGAGGGCGCTGTCAACCAAGGCCCATGATGCCGAGAAACGGACCATGGAACTGAGAGGTCAGCTGGAGGAGGCACTCCACCAGCGGAAGATGGAGGTAACCGAGTTGAGGATGGAGATGGTCAGGAGTAAAGGAGAACTTGAAAGGGAGAGGGATGTTTTGGCCAACGAGTTGGAAG GCTGTCAGTCCAATCTTGAGGTATACAAGAAGTCGGCCGAGATGCAGACGTCGGCCATTGctgagagagagaaagaggCAACACGTCGCATCCAGTCAGCTAGAGAGGAGGAATGGGAAAAGATTACTAAACTAGAACAACAAAA TTTGGATCTTGAGGCGAGAATCCATGAGTTTGACAAGCTGAAGATAGAGGAAGATTCCCAGAAGCACGCCGAAAAGGAAAGATGGGAGGAGCTTCTCAAATCAGCCAATCAGAGAAGAGATCAGGCGGAAAAGGATTTGCTTACACTCAG GGCTAAAATAGATCACCGTAACACCCTCGCTGAAGACCTAGACAAGCAACAATCCCAATGCAATGACCTCCAGCAACAACTCCAACAGACCACTATGGAGCTTCACAGCATACAAGCCATGGAACAAGAGCTGACCTCTGAGAATGACCGCCTTAAGACCACCACCAACATGCTGAGGGATGAAGTCAGGACGGCACGGCTTGAGACGGAGAGGTCTACCGAGATGTCAGTGGCAAGGCTGGAGCAACAGAGGGCCTCCTGGGGTGATGAGAGGGGGCAGCTGGAGAGGAGGGTGGAAGAGCTGGATGCGGAGATTAGGGCGGGGCATCAGAAGACAGAAGAAGTGGCACAGATACACCGAAAG AAAAAAAGGAAGTACCAAAAGGTGGTCGACAGGCTGACTGAAAAAGTACAATTATTACAGGCTAAGAAGGAAGAGTTGAAACTAGAGAAACAGGCGCTTAA AAATCAGATTCCTAAGCAGACTTATGCCAGGGCGGTTCAGCGATTGCGAGACCTCCAGCGACGCCACACAGAGTTCAGGAGCCTCCTAGCTGGTGCCAATGCCACTCTGCCCCTTATTGATGCCTCGGGCCCCATAGAGACATCTACTCCATTTCCACCCAAGATGGCCACTGACCAG ACAAGACTTCATAATGAGGACTTATCGTACCTCCGTCGCCGTTTGGACGAGCTTGGGGacaaccagaagcttcaga